The genomic region CTCACTTGCAGCTCAAAACGTAATCTCGACCCCGGAGCTAAGCTGAGCACGGCCAAGCGGCGATGGTTAGATCTGGCGTTAACAGGCCAAGATCTGTTAAGACAGGGGCTTGATCGGACACCAATTTCTTTGTCAGATGCAGCCTCTATTCTCGGCAGATAATGGCTTCGATGGGAACAAGAACTCTAACAGTAGCATTCATCTCGAACTTGGCCATATATCGAGACAATGCCCTTTGTGACATGTGAACAACACAGCCCCGGGGCCCCTGCCATCCGATCTCTTCTTTGATCTCCAACGGAGTATATACGCCGCGCCGCGGCACTCTCTCTATGACTCGATCCTTACTACACATCACTGGATTGACAGGCATTCTCTCATTCCATCATGTAATCCCCTAATTTTCAATATCTGAGCTCACGTCTTGGCTTCGAAGCCTTACGtaccctcttcttcaaacCCATGCATTAACTTCAAGGTCTTACATGAAGAGCCTGTCATGTCAATGTCAAGCCGAGCACTGCTAACCATTTACTGACCAAGGTCAGGCATCTTCCAGGAACACCACACCGATATCAAACCGATCACCATCGTCCGTGCCGATACCGAACCCCGAAAGAACTTCTCCGAATATCTAACCATGATGCTTGACACGACATACATCCCAGGATGATAACAAGTGTATATGAATATCGCTAACACAACAGATCTCTCCCGCCTCCGCGGATCCGCGATTTCGAGGGAACCCCGTTTCCAGCCTCTTTATCGAGAGGTCGATACAATACTAACATTCAGATCTACCCAACTCAAGGACAACTAACCCATAGGTATCTAACTTACAGAACATCCAGGTAAGTCATTCACCCCCCGCCttcaaaccaccaacaaaatAACAGGAAAAACAAGCGGCAGCATCCTCTTGAGTAGAGCACTTAGTCTTCAGGTAagtccctctcccccatttTACTACTAACAAAAATACAGGaaaccccttcaacccaTCAGGGTTCAAAATGAAAGTTTTTTtcgcttttttctttcaaaACTACCTTTCCCTCGCTGCCGTGAAATCCAAGAATAATGTTTCCATGTTTGAAACACGTCTCCAAAGATGTTAAGCAATAACCTATAAAACTACCCGATGATAAACTctttcctcaacaacctacCTTCCCGATACCCACGATGAGACTCCAGCAACATCTTTTTTACACGCGGTTTGTATCAGCGTAAGCCAAACCACCTACTGTCCCATGCCAAAAGTCTTCCAGAATGCTGTGCACAATAAACTTGGAGTCTGCCAAAAGTACTCGAAACGAGGGTGCCGAAAAGAAAGAGTGGAAAAAGGGCGTTAAGAACACGTAATACATCCAAGATATATACATCCAAATTTATATCAACAGACCTCTGAAGTTCATCGAGAGGGCTCTCAagacacctacctacctaccttggtCAGAAGCTATCTTTCACAAACCTCCCAAGGGACCCAGGACCTTGCGATACAAGTTTCCACCGAGTACTATCTTCAATTCGCAATGTAGGCCCCCCCGCCCTACATCATACACAAAGCGGAGGGATGTAAAAAGAGAGCTGAAAACAGATGTGCCTATTCAGACAAAGACCGCTTGGCAAGATATTTGCGCTTCCAAAAGCCATCGGTTGAGTCATGTCTGGAAGTAATACACTTCATGCAAGAGATGTCAAGGTATGAGCAAGAGTTATGAAGAGAATCGCGACGACAAGGGCCCTGCAAGTGAAGCTCCTCGCGCACATACAGATGTGATTGCCAACTAGATACCTACAATGAACCACTTGTCAAGTCAACACACCCATCACGTAACTtcagcaaaacaaaaaaagaagattCATTCTTCAACGtccacatcaccagcaatatatatatatatatatatatatacatgccttccctcacaacctagccttcctcccctctctcaccaTCTGCATACTCCTCAACAAAGCATAAAGCGTCCCCATCCTTCTcaactccacccccctccgcctccccaacctgACCGGATTCCCCAATATAACCTCCAGCTCCATCCgcctccccgcctcccagTCAAGCAACATGCTCGGCTTGCTCCCCACATTCCTCTCCGTGCTCTTCAATATCTTCTCCGGCCCCGCCAGCTCCCCCggaaaccccctcccaagtATCTTCGGCGCCGCGTCCCAAAtctccttcatcaccccGTACAAATGCCGCCTCAGCTCCGGATCCCGCACCATATCCGCGTTCCCCAACCCGCCCGACAAGACAGAAGACGGGTTGAACGCCGCGTTGATAGTCAGCTTGTGCCAGCGGATGAGTTGCAGGTCGATCTCACTCGACACGGTAATGTCAGGAATCGAGCCAAAGGCAGTCCAATAGTGGCCCAGCCTGTCGCAGTGATCCAGGCCGACAGAGAGGAGAGTCTCGTTCAAAGAGTCAGAGTCAGAAtccggggttggggtcgggGAAGGGGGCACCAAAGCCCCCGTTGTGCCGTCACCCGTTTCGACGCTGTTGCTAGTCGAGTTCGCACTATCAGAGTACGGCCCAAGGTGAAGGCGTGTCCAGCGGTTCTGCCGGATCACCCCAGGGGAGATCTGCTCCGCCGAGATGACAGTCACCCCAGACACAATCGGGTTGGCAGGAAAGCGCAGTCGATAcggctcctccaccccgaccCCGTTTTGGATGAGGACTATACACGACCCCTCCGACACCAACGGGGCAATAAGAGCCGAGTCGTCTGACACATCTGGGAGGGCCTTCGTCGTGACGATGATGTAGTCCCACTGCTTCACTGCTCCCTTGGACGCAGCATCCGGTGAAGGGTAAACAGCCGCAGGGCAAAAGGTGTAATCCCCAAACGTGTGAGTCTGGAGCTTGACCCCCGACTCCTCCAAGGCGCGGTAGTTTGAGCGTGCGATAAGAGACACGTGAATATTATGATCAGGCTTTCCCCGAAATCATCAGTAAACACCCTTCTCTCTCATATGAAGACAAACCCCAAAAAAACTCACATGATGCAACCTCGAAGCATAAAAACAACCAACCGCACCAGccccaacaaaaacaacattCACTGGCCTATTCCCAGCACACGGTCAGCTtacctccctcacctttcAACCCTGATATTCCCCCAGGAAACTCACCTATCCGgatcctcccccgccttcGGAGCACGATATAACCCACTCATTATCCTCCCTCACTCACTCAAAAAACAAATAACGACCTCGGAAATGCAAAATACTGCCGTGCAACAACCCAAAGCCCGCCTTATCTCTCTTCACTCCCGAACAGTATGTATGTAACCCCCTCTCTCCTGACCCTACCTCTTCTTTCCCTGTCTGCTGTATAACCGACGGGAATCCCGGCGTATTGCCTCTGGTGTTCCCTTTGCCGTTCAGCCGTGTATACCCTTTCCCGTCTGTCGGTTCTCTTCAGGTCAACAGCCCCTTACTTCCCTTCAGCAGATAAATCCGTAAAAGCAAAAGCTTCCCGAACTGTTGCTATCGTTGGTTTT from Podospora bellae-mahoneyi strain CBS 112042 chromosome 4, whole genome shotgun sequence harbors:
- a CDS encoding hypothetical protein (COG:E; EggNog:ENOG503NZBB); the protein is MSGLYRAPKAGEDPDRPVNVVFVGAGAVGCFYASRLHHPDHNIHVSLIARSNYRALEESGVKLQTHTFGDYTFCPAAVYPSPDAASKGAVKQWDYIIVTTKALPDVSDDSALIAPLVSEGSCIVLIQNGVGVEEPYRLRFPANPIVSGVTVISAEQISPGVIRQNRWTRLHLGPYSDSANSTSNSVETGDGTTGALVPPSPTPTPDSDSDSLNETLLSVGLDHCDRLGHYWTAFGSIPDITVSSEIDLQLIRWHKLTINAAFNPSSVLSGGLGNADMVRDPELRRHLYGVMKEIWDAAPKILGRGFPGELAGPEKILKSTERNVGSKPSMLLDWEAGRRMELEVILGNPVRLGRRRGVELRRMGTLYALLRSMQMVREGRKARL